One window from the genome of bacterium encodes:
- the purM gene encoding phosphoribosylformylglycinamidine cyclo-ligase, with product MSSYREAGVDIDAGEALVERIKPWCAATRTDRVLGGLGMFGGFFRADFPGLAEPVLVSSVDGVGTKLRLAFQTGIHHTVGQDLVNHCVNDILACGARPLFFLDYFATGRLEVDTAAEVIRGFTIACRENGCALIGGETAEMPGFYAAGEFDLAGTIVGVVDRQRIVDGARIQPGDLLLALPSTGLHTNGYSLARRALFEVGGLPLDHPLPDGRPLAQVLLAVHRSYLHPVQALLAEVEVHGISHVTGGGIVGNTRRILPAGCVLELDPGAWEWPPLFRLIQDCGSVPAEEMARAFNLGVGLVLVLPPDQAAAAEALLAARGEAPFRIGRVVKERIG from the coding sequence ATGAGCAGCTACCGCGAGGCGGGAGTGGACATCGACGCCGGCGAGGCGCTGGTCGAGCGCATCAAGCCGTGGTGCGCGGCGACGCGCACCGACCGCGTGCTGGGCGGCCTGGGCATGTTCGGCGGCTTCTTCCGGGCGGACTTTCCCGGGCTGGCCGAGCCGGTCCTCGTCTCGAGCGTGGACGGCGTGGGCACCAAGCTGCGCCTCGCCTTCCAGACGGGCATCCACCACACGGTGGGGCAGGACCTGGTCAACCACTGCGTCAATGACATCCTGGCCTGCGGGGCGCGCCCGCTCTTCTTCCTGGACTACTTCGCCACCGGACGGCTCGAGGTGGACACCGCCGCCGAGGTGATCCGCGGCTTCACCATCGCCTGCCGCGAAAACGGCTGCGCCCTCATCGGCGGCGAGACGGCCGAGATGCCCGGCTTCTACGCGGCGGGTGAATTCGACCTGGCGGGAACCATCGTCGGCGTGGTGGACCGGCAACGCATCGTGGACGGCGCGCGCATCCAGCCGGGCGACCTGCTGCTGGCGCTCCCCTCCACCGGTCTGCACACCAACGGCTATTCCCTGGCGCGGCGCGCCCTCTTCGAGGTGGGCGGCCTGCCCCTCGACCATCCCCTGCCGGACGGCCGACCGCTGGCCCAGGTCCTTCTCGCCGTCCATCGCAGCTACCTGCACCCGGTGCAGGCCCTCCTGGCGGAGGTCGAGGTGCATGGCATCAGCCATGTCACCGGCGGCGGCATCGTCGGCAACACGAGGCGCATCCTGCCCGCCGGCTGCGTCCTGGAGCTGGACCCAGGCGCCTGGGAATGGCCGCCCCTCTTCCGTCTCATCCAGGACTGCGGCTCCGTGCCGGCGGAGGAGATGGCGCGCGCTTTCAACCTGGGGGTGGGCCTGGTCCTGGTGCTCCCGCCCGACCAGGCCGCGGCGGCCGAGGCCCTGCTCGCGGCCCGGGGCGAGGCCCCCTTCCGCATCGGGCGGGTGGTGAAGGAAAGGATTGGCTGA